In Mucinivorans hirudinis, the DNA window TATGATTCTACTGCTAAATATATAGCATACATCTTATTGATTGTGCAGAAGATAGACCTTATGGCTCGTTTTAAAGCCTGTTTTACCCACGTGTGCCATTTTAACAACAGCCCGTAAATAGCCAAGTCTTTGATGTCCTTCAATAAGTTGATAAGTACCCGAAATATCAGCCCACTTAGGTATATTGCCAAAAGATTTTACATCAAGAATAACAGGCGGAGTGTTCCACGTTTTATTATTAGCCCAGCAAGCAATATCTTCATCCGTCCAACAAAAATCGGAGAAATCTCTCAACGAGCCTCTTTGCGACACCAATTCAGAGCCATATTCATTTACATTAACTTCATTGCATAGGGTCTCAATGTCTAACTCACACAGCACAAACCGAGATTTATAGTAGTCTATCCACGCATAGTTTCGTAATGAATTAGCATCATCATTGAATGGATATATCCACTGTCGCAAAACTTCTTCAGGGATATGGCATAGGTTCTTATTGTTAGCAATCAAGTTGCAATACTCATCATAATATTGTGTCAAGAGCATATCGTCATTTGGACGACGCAACTCTTTCCAACTTTTATGACACACAGGCACTCCATCAATGCTATGAGTGTAGTATTCTTCTATTTCTATTGTTGGGTCAAATATATGAGATTGGTTATTGGTATACATAGTATTTCTATTCTGGTGAATCCAATGTGATTACACCATTTTTATGTTTCGGATTTGCAGAATCGCGATCTATTTGATTCTCGATACTTTCTAATACACTGACAGATCTTTTATCACAAACATTACTCCAGTCAAATCCATGAGATATTTTAAAAATAGTTTGCTCATTCGCTGATATAAATGTAACGGTAGGACATATCTGAGCTCTTCCTTCCTTTCCCTTTGAATTCCACGAGAACCTTGGGTGAACCCTTAGCTTGGCGGCGAGTTTTAGTCTTGATTTTGTTGCCTCTAAAACATATGTTTCGTCCGCTTCAGACAAAGAAATCGTATTAACATCAAGCTTTGGGATATAATACCACTTAAACTCGTCATAATCTTGAAAATCCAGAGGATTCACAACTGGCTGAAACAGTTTGTATATTTTATTACAAAACGCCTTATCGTACTCAAATAAATTATGATACACATCTGCGTCAATCATAATTCTTGCTCCTTTAGCAATCCCTTCAAGTTTAACTGCATTACTTACAGCCTCTCCTGCTATTAGTCGTCCTAATCTATTTTTTTCTGATGTCTCTATTATTTCTCCGCACGACAATCCAGCTCTACACAGTATTCCTGCATTAAGAGCTGCCCACATTATATCGTGTGCAACAATTATTACATCTCTAATATTCTTAGACCAAACAAATGCACAATCTGATAATTGAGCGATTGTAACGCCTGGATATCGTTTTTCCAATCCCATAAGAATACTTCGAAACTCTACTAATATTGTTGCAGCTAATGATTGATTATCCTTCTCCAGATGAGAGGGAATATTCCAAGCCGTAAAATCCGCATCATCTAACGTTATTTTATTTTGTGTCAAAGCTCCGAAGCCAAGTATATCTACAAAGAATACTCCTCCTTTAATGTTTCGTAACAGATGTCCCATATCTTTAATATATTGTATTGAGTTAATCGATTGTTTCTTTATCTCAGGAATCGACTCAACCGCTCTTGATGCGAGCGTGTGTACATTCGTTTGGTTTTCTCGTCCAGAAATGAACGGTTAATAAGCTCATCTATCAGCGGGCTTTCTGTCGAGAACATCTTGATGATTGCATCACGCTTCTTGGGCAGTACGCCTGCACGGTTGGCAAAAGTGATGAAGTCTTCCTTACAAGGGTGTCCGCTACTGCGATATATTTCGGAATGCTCACCCTGAGGCATCAATCCATCTTGGAGGGCAAAGTCCTCGTCCTGAACGTGAATTGAGGTGTTCATCAAATCATACGCAGGGGACAATAAGTAGTCTCCATTTGCAGACTGTTGCAATGAAAAGTTCTTCAAATGTGCGTCACCATTGGCAAACAGATAATTAAAAACTATCAGTGTAAACAGATTGCTCATCTCCACCTGCCACGCCGAAACATTCGATTTCAATAGTGCAGCTACATCCTCATAGCTTCCTGTATATTTGTAATCCTTGCCGTGTGTATCAGATGTTTTTTGTGCTAAAGACGAAAAATCCTCCTGTTTGATTTTATTGCCATCAGCTTCAAAATCAAACCTTTTAGTAATATACGCTGCCTCGCCATTTGCGAAAAAAACAATTCCATTTTCAGCCGTTTTAATCTTGAAGACTTGCTTTGCAATCTGCATCGTCAAATGTTCGTTGGCAGGTATAAAGTTACGAAACCGCAAGTTTTTATAGCTCGGTGCTGGCTTGATGATATATCGTCCGTGCTGACCTTGTGGCGTGAGGACGATTTGTCCGTTTTGCACAACAGCAGATAGTTTTTCTTGTACTCCCGAAACCGATATTTGGTTGATACTTTCAGCAAGATCAATGCTGTCAGCATCGTAGTCAAAACCCAAAACGTGACTTACTTTCTTGCCTTCAAAGAGTTTTTTAAGGCTTTTGGGGCTGTATGTGTCGTATCCCGGTGTTAAGTTGCCGGGACAAACTGTTGTCTGTTTCATATCTTTTTTACTGTTATTGCTCCGATGGTGTCCGTATGTGCTGTTGCTAATAATAGCCCGAAAGCGTCACGCTCATCAATCTTTAATGTTTGACACTGAATAGCCTTGTTTGTCCCCTCGGAAAGCATATTGAAGAAAAACGGAAAGAGTGCATCGGAGTGAAATTCCCGTCCGCTTTTTGGGAACGATAGGCTAATTGCCGATTGGTTATCATCAAGCAAAAACGCATCATCGTAACGGAAAATATACTCTCCAATATCCGATTCGGTGAGCAAACCTGCCAATACGCCATTTGCATAAACTTCTGCCTGCCTCATTTATTGACCTCCTTAACTTTCATTATTATCTCCA includes these proteins:
- a CDS encoding Protein hipA; translation: MKQTTVCPGNLTPGYDTYSPKSLKKLFEGKKVSHVLGFDYDADSIDLAESINQISVSGVQEKLSAVVQNGQIVLTPQGQHGRYIIKPAPSYKNLRFRNFIPANEHLTMQIAKQVFKIKTAENGIVFFANGEAAYITKRFDFEADGNKIKQEDFSSLAQKTSDTHGKDYKYTGSYEDVAALLKSNVSAWQVEMSNLFTLIVFNYLFANGDAHLKNFSLQQSANGDYLLSPAYDLMNTSIHVQDEDFALQDGLMPQGEHSEIYRSSGHPCKEDFITFANRAGVLPKKRDAIIKMFSTESPLIDELINRSFLDEKTKRMYTRSHQERLSRFLR